In the bacterium genome, GCACGCCTTGCACAACGGCGTTGCGGATCAGCGCGTAGCCGCTCAGCTCGCCGGCCACGTAGACGCCCGGCAGGTTGGTCTCCAGGTGCTCGTCATGCTGCGGGATGTCGTCGCGCGCGCCGAGGTCGCCGAGGCCGACCTGGATCCCCTCGACGGGACAGGCCACGGCGCAGAGCCCGTGCCCCACGCACTTGAGCCCGTTGATGATCACCGCCATGCCACCCAACAGGCCCAGCACTTCACCCTCGGGGCAGGCCGCTACGCAGGCGCCGCAGCCGATGCAGCGCAGGTCGTCCACCTGCGGGTGCTGAGCGATGGCGCGGTCCGCGCCGAGGGCGACGGCCTCCGCGCGCCGCGCCGCCATCTCGCGCTCGCGCTTGCGGAAGGCGAGCGCGTAGGGCACGACGATCGCCAGCACGAGCAGCAGGGTGCCGCCCCAGATGAACAGGCCTTCCATGCTAGAAGCGCCGTCCCAGCTCGGCGCCCAGGTGCCGGCCGCGCTGATCGTCGCCACTGTCGGCCTCGATCGCGAGGGCCAGCCAGCTGCGGGCGGGCAGCGCCAGGCGCAGGTCGGCGCGGAGCCAGTGGTTGCGTCGGGCCTCCAGATCCTGCGGCGTGTAGAGGTAGGCGCCGCCGGCCAGACCCAGCTCGTGCCCGGCCGGGAAGCGCCGTCGCAGCTCCGCACTCGGGTGGAGACCGCTGGCCGCCTCGCCATCGAAGCCGTTCACGCGCAGGTCCAGGTGCAGCGAGCGCAGGGCCGGCGGATCGATGCCAAGATCCAGGCCCCAGCTCGTCGTACCCTGCGCATCGCCCCTGCGCTCGCGCCAACCGCCCCGCGCTCCAAGGCGAAGGCTGCTCAGCCCCGCTGGACGCCAGGACAGGTTCAGGCTGCTGCCACTGGAGCGCGCATCCTGGAAGAGGCTGTCGGGCAGGGAGCGCTGCTCGCCGTCCAGGATCGTCGTGCGGCGGTCGACGCGCAGGCCGAGGCCGAAGTCCGCGCGCGGTCTCCAGTCGGCGCCGGCGTTGAGCGCGCTGAGCTGCAGGGCATCGGCCGCGCGCTCGCGGCGCCAGTCGCGATTCCAGTCCAGCTCGACGCGCTCGCGCAGGGTCCAGGCGCCACGCTGCCAGGAGCTGCCCGCGAGCAGGTAGTCCCGGCTGCTCGCCCCATCCAGGCGCTCGCTCACCGCCTCCAGCGACCACTGGGCGGCGCTCAGCCGTTGGCGGAGGTAGAGGCCGCCGCGATCGCCGCGATCGGCAATCCCCTCGGCGGACCAGTCGGGCATGGCGCCATAGTAGGCGCCCAGTTCCGTTTCGCCCAGGCGCAGCCCGATGAGGACGCCATCGAGCGCACCGGCTGCGGACTGGCGGCCGCCGCCCAGTCGCCCACCGGCCAGGTGCCAGCGCCCTCGACCCGCACCGAGCTCGATCGCGGCGGTGTAGAGTCGCAAGCGCTGCTCGCTGCTCGCCGCCGCGGTGGCGTTCTCGCTGCGCTGCAGCGTGCGCTGGCGCAGGCGCAGTTCGACTCTCAGGTCACGGCCGGCGAGGTTCTCGCCCCGCAGGCCGAGCTGCGCACTGAGACGATCGTAGTCGCGGGCCGCGGCGCCGTCGTCGCGGAAGCCCTCCCAGCCCAGACTGAGGCTGCCACCGAAACGGCCGCGCAGAGCGAGGTCTGGGGGCCTGGTTCGCCGCATCCCCTCGGCGCTGCGGCTGCGCGCCGGCGCCGCGGGGCTCGCCGGCACTGGCGCGAGCGCCGTCACCCGCATGGGCCCGCGCACGCGATCGCCGGCGGCGAGCGCGACGCGCGCTTCGAGGACGCGGCAGGCGGCCGAGTGCTCGGCGAGGTGCAGGAGGAGCAGCCGCGCCACGGCCCTGCCCTCGCGGAGCACCTGCAGGGTGTCCCCCTCGGCGAAACCGGCCGCGCTGCCGGCGTCGAGATAGACCTGCTCGGCCGAGAGGTAGCGAATGCGCGCCTCGGGTGCCCCGGCCTCGCTCCGGGCCGCCGCGCTGAGCAGCACCAGCAGAAGCAATACGCCGCGCATCACTCGCTGCCATCCGGGTGGCAGGTGAAGCAGGCGTTGCTCTCGTAGACGTAGTCGTTGACGTCGTTGTGGTGATCGTCCGTGTTGTTCTGGTTGTGCTCGTGGCAGAAGATGCACTCGAAGATCGCGTAGTTCGTGGGCTGGACGTGGCAGTCGGCACAGGTATCCCATTTGCCTCGGTGCTTGCCCGAGTAGATCGGGAAGAGCTGATCGTGATCCCAGGTCGAAGGCGACCAGGCCTGCGTGGAGTGGCAAGTCAGGCAACCGGTGCCGAAGCCGCTCGTCACATGGTTCGGCTCCGTCGTCCCCTCGAAGTCGGCCTGGTGGCAGGCGTAGCAGTCGGTGGGCGTGCCCGAATAGCCGCCGCCGTGGCAGTCCAGGCAGCTCGCGCTCGTGTGCGCGCCCGTGAGCGGGAAGGCCGTGTTCGCGTGATTGAAGGTCGCCGGCGACCAGGCCTGCGTGGAGTGGCAGGACTGGCACTCGGTGCTGAAGCCGGCGGCCGCATGGCCGGGATCGTCCGTGCTGTCATAGTCCGACTGGTGACAACCGATGCAGCTCGTCGGCTGGCCCCCGAAACCACTCTGGTGGCAGGTCAGGCAGTCCAGGCGCGCATGGGCGCCGCTCAGCGGGAAGAAGTCGCCGTGGGCGAAGTTGCTGTCGCCCCAGCCGGGCGCCACCGAGGAATGGCAGCCAAGGCAGTCCGTGGACATCCCCGCGGCGGCGTGGTCGGGCGCCGTCGTGGCCGCGTAGTCTGCGGCGTGGCAGGCGTAGCAGTCGCTGGGCGTGCCCGCGAACTCCTCGCCCTTGGCGCCGACGTGGCAGGCCTCGCAGTCCACCTGGGCGTGCACGCCGAGCAGCGGGAAGCCGCGCGCGGCATGCAGGGCCAGGGCGCCCCCGGTGGGCTCCCAATCCTGGGGCGTGTGACAGCCCGCGCAGTCGAAGCCGAGTTCGCCGGCGTGGATGTCGAGATGGCAATCCGCGCAGGCCGAGGCCACGCGGCCGAAGCGCAGGTCGGCGTGGCAACCGTCGCAGTTGGCCTCGGCATGGGCCCCGACGAGCGCGTAGCCCGTGCTGTCGTGCTCGAAGCCGCGACCGGCGACGAAGCGCCAGCTCTCCGTGGCGTGGCACTGCGTGCAGTCCGCCTTCAGCGGACCGTGCGGGCTCTGCACGCCGCGAGCAGCGGGCTCGACCTGCCCCAGCGGCCCCTCGCTGGCGCCGAGCAGGGCGAGGACGGGCAGCGGCAGCAGCAGCCAAGGCAGGACGCGGCGGATGTCCGCGCGTTTGCGGATCACGGCCGACCTCCTTGTGTGGATTGGGTGGTAACGAGGTCCGGGTGACAGCCCTTGCAGTCCGTGGGCAGCGGCTTGTAGCGCAGCGTCACGGGCTGCCCCGCAACCGCCGGCAGTGGCGGATGGCAGACCGTGCAAGCCAGCGGCGCGTGGGCCCCGTCGAGGGCGAAGCGGGCGCCGCGATCGTGCTCGAAGCGGGCGGCGAACCAGTCGCGGCTGTCGTGACAGCGCTCGCAGCGCGTGGCGGTCTCGCCGGCCAGCACGAACTGCCCCTGGTGCACGTCGGCGTGGCAGGCCGCGCAGTCCTTGCCTAGACCGGCGAAGCGCAGCACCCCTGCCGGCTGCTCCGCGATGGGCGCGTGGCAAGCGCGGCAGGCGAGCGCGGCGTGCCGCTCGGCGAGCGGGAAGGCCGTCTGCGCGTGATCCCAGGCCACGGCGCGCCAGCTCGTCACCTGGTGGCAGGCCTCGCAGCGGCGCGCCTCGCCGGCGAGCGCCATGGCCTTGCCGTGCGGATCGGCGTGGCAGGTGACGCAGCGCATGTCCTGGAAGCGGAAGCGCCCCGCAGCGAAAGCCGCCGTCGGCGCATGGCAATCCCGACAAGCCACGGCCAGGTGCGCCCCAGCCAGTGGGTAGCGACACTGCGCGTGCTGGGCGAGGCCGAAGGTCGCCGGCACGAAGCCCTTGATGCCGGCGTCGTGGCAGTCGCTGCAGTCCCGGAGCTTGCCGGCCAGCTTGAACTGGCCGTCGTGCTTGTCCGCGTGGCAATCGACGCAGCGATCGTGAGCGAGCGGCGTGCGCGGCGCGCCCGGCTTGTGGCAGGCGGCGCATTCGACGGCCGCGTGCTTGCCGCGCAGGGGATAGCGCGTGCGCTCGTGGTCGAAGCGCGCGCTCGCGCCCTCTCGCCAGCCGATCTCCGTATGGCAGCTCGCACAGGCCTCCTTGAAGCGGCCCGCGTGCGGATCGCGGTGACAATCGCGGCAGTCGGCGAAGGCGACCCCCTTGAAGGCGATCTGCAGGTCGCGCGTTGCCGCGGCCCCGCTGCGCGGATGGCACTTCTCGCAGGCCAGCTCGGCGTGGCGACCG is a window encoding:
- a CDS encoding FAD-binding protein, whose protein sequence is MARRPAVSTRVRSCDGASRPGTSWVWPAAPTSTRRRIWRPDATTGSAPTCAWRCPPAAGWPSRSRPTVATISAAGTWAPSWDGASSMEGLFIWGGTLLLVLAIVVPYALAFRKREREMAARRAEAVALGADRAIAQHPQVDDLRCIGCGACVAACPEGEVLGLLGGMAVIINGLKCVGHGLCAVACPVEGIQVGLGDLGARDDIPQHDEHLETNLPGVYVAGELSGYALIRNAVVQGVQAVRHIAAQPRAAGDRLDLLIVGAGPAGLAAALAAKEAGLRSLVVEREAAGGTILQYPRKKLVLTQPVPIPLYGALDREEYTKEELLAIWREIIARFALPLAIGHAVDGLAPLPAGGYRVKAGAQHWDAERVLLAIGRRGTPRKLGVPGEESAKVFYKLLDAASFAGEKLLVVGGGDSAIEAAMGLALQEHTAVTLAYRKEKLFRIKRRNEERFQPLLAEGRLRAAF